From one Plectropomus leopardus isolate mb chromosome 8, YSFRI_Pleo_2.0, whole genome shotgun sequence genomic stretch:
- the aaas gene encoding aladin isoform X1: MYFILCLETQRRIIDFITRDRTRFKGFAVSTVLRMCSLALFPPPLPPGQTTLCESNNELLSGGATEDRLKQESSPLSLYFPRESLKLHSRTESSSKAAFLDHSETLWMRSAAAWRDGGFTGLLEEITNSNTEVPKWLSVISGCNLALLRWFSSFHGSLFPHLTMSSEDMLAEFSQVLNWSDCVVRAFAWHPHTDKFAVALLDDSIKIYNPKSATTPTLKHRLQKSVAAVQWKPLCASALAVACQNCLLVWHVDPCSLSTRPSSGCAQVLSHPGHSPVTSIAWSPSGSLLASASPTDTAMMIWDVASESCVPLQRVGGGGVTFLSWSPDGSHVLSSTPSALFRVWETRMWTCERWPCLKGRCQSGCWSPDGSRLLFSVQGETVIYALTFTDYPAGVPTCTSKGPQAAAVVADLSETTFNTPDGDIIVGGEIQSIAWDPTGERLAVLLKGDPQAAGRPAIIAVFKTRTKPIFELLPCGFVQGELGAEPRLMQFHPNFHHGALLTVCWSSGRITHVPFYFLSAGVPHVGLGNSPSPLRREERPADFANRSLFTELIHD; this comes from the exons atgtactttattttgtgtttagaAACACAGCGCCGCATAATTGACTTCATTACACGAGACAGGACACGCTTCAAAG gtttcgCGGTGTCCACCGTTTTGAGGATGTGCTCCCTGGCGTTGTTTCCTCCTCCGCTGCCGCCCGGACAGACCACTCTGTGCGAGTCCAACAACGAGCTGCTGTCAGGAGGAGCCACCGAGGACCGACTCAAACAG GAGTCTAGTCCTCTGAGTTTGTATTTCCCCCGAGAGTCTCTGAAGCTCCACAGTCGCACAGAAAGCAGCAGCAAGGCGGCCTTCCTAGACCACTCTGAGACACTGTGGATGAGGAGTGCAGCAGCATG GCGGGATGGCGGTTTCACAGGACTGCTGGAAGAAATTACCAACTCAAATACAGAGG TGCCTAAATGGCTGTCGGTGATTTCTGGTTGCAACCTGGCGTTGCTCCGATGGTTCTCGTCCTTTCACGGCTCCCTGTTTCCTCACCTCACA ATGAGCAGTGAGGACATGCTTGCCGAATTTTCGCAAGTGTTGAACTG GTCTGACTGTGTGGTGCGAGCCTTTGCCTGGCATCCTCATACAGATAAATTTGCAGTAGCACTACTGGACGACTCCATTAAGATCTACAACCCCAAAAG CGCCACAACTCCCACACTGAAGCACCGTCTACAGAAGAGTGTAGCAGCAGTGCAGTGGAAGCCGCTGTGCGCGTCTGCCCTCGCCGTTGCCTGTCAAAACTGTTTACTGGTCTGGCACGTGGATCCTTGCTCACTGTCAACCAG GCCGTCGTCTGGTTGTGCTCAAGTTTTGTCTCATCCCGGTCACTCTCCCGTCACTTCCATCGCCTGGTCTCCGAGCGGATCCCTCCTCGCGTCGGCCTCGCCTACGGACACTGCAATGATG ATTTGGGATGTAGCCTCAGAAAGTTGCGTGCCACTTCAGCGtgttggaggaggaggtgtcACCTTCTTGTCCTGGTCCCCTGATGGCAGCCATGTCCTGTCTTCGACACCGTCTGCCCTGTTCAG GGTTTGGGAGACCAGGATGTGGACCTGTGAGCGCTGGCCGTGTTTAAAAGGGCGCTGTCAG TCCGGCTGTTGGAGTCCAGATGGGAGTCGACTTCTGTTCAGCGTACAGGGAGAGACGGTCATCTACGCTCTGACCTTCACTGATTATCCAG CAGGCGTACCAACATGTACATcaaaagggccacaggctgcagcagtggtgGCCGACCTATCAGAGACAACCTTCAACACACCAGATGGAGACATCAT TGTCGGAGGAGAGATCCAGTCTATAGCCTGGGACCCGACAGGAGAGAGGCTCGCAGTGCTTCTCAAAG GTGATCCTCAAGCAGCAGGTCGGCCTGCGATCATAGCCGTGTTCAAGACCAGAACCAAACCCATATTTGAGCTTTTGCCTTG tgGTTTTGTTCAGGGTGAGCTTGGTGCCGAGCCGAGACTGATGCAGTTCCACCCAAACTTTCATCACGGAGCTCTGCTCACTGTG TGTTGGTCCAGTGGAAGAATTACCCACGTGCCTTTCTACTTCCTGAGTGCTGGCGTCCCCCATGTTGGTCTCGGCAACAGTCCATCACCACTACGCCGTGAAGAACGGCCTGCAGACTTTGCCAATCGGTCGCTCTTCACAGAACTCATTCATGACTGA
- the aaas gene encoding aladin isoform X2, translating into MYFILCLETQRRIIDFITRDRTRFKGFAVSTVLRMCSLALFPPPLPPGQTTLCESNNELLSGGATEDRLKQESSPLSLYFPRESLKLHSRTESSSKAAFLDHSETLWMRSAAAWRDGGFTGLLEEITNSNTEVPKWLSVISGCNLALLRWFSSFHGSLFPHLTMSSEDMLAEFSQVLNWSDCVVRAFAWHPHTDKFAVALLDDSIKIYNPKSATTPTLKHRLQKSVAAVQWKPLCASALAVACQNCLLVWHVDPCSLSTRPSSGCAQVLSHPGHSPVTSIAWSPSGSLLASASPTDTAMMIWDVASESCVPLQRVGGGGVTFLSWSPDGSHVLSSTPSALFRVWETRMWTCERWPCLKGRCQSGCWSPDGSRLLFSVQGETVIYALTFTDYPGVPTCTSKGPQAAAVVADLSETTFNTPDGDIIVGGEIQSIAWDPTGERLAVLLKGDPQAAGRPAIIAVFKTRTKPIFELLPCGFVQGELGAEPRLMQFHPNFHHGALLTVCWSSGRITHVPFYFLSAGVPHVGLGNSPSPLRREERPADFANRSLFTELIHD; encoded by the exons atgtactttattttgtgtttagaAACACAGCGCCGCATAATTGACTTCATTACACGAGACAGGACACGCTTCAAAG gtttcgCGGTGTCCACCGTTTTGAGGATGTGCTCCCTGGCGTTGTTTCCTCCTCCGCTGCCGCCCGGACAGACCACTCTGTGCGAGTCCAACAACGAGCTGCTGTCAGGAGGAGCCACCGAGGACCGACTCAAACAG GAGTCTAGTCCTCTGAGTTTGTATTTCCCCCGAGAGTCTCTGAAGCTCCACAGTCGCACAGAAAGCAGCAGCAAGGCGGCCTTCCTAGACCACTCTGAGACACTGTGGATGAGGAGTGCAGCAGCATG GCGGGATGGCGGTTTCACAGGACTGCTGGAAGAAATTACCAACTCAAATACAGAGG TGCCTAAATGGCTGTCGGTGATTTCTGGTTGCAACCTGGCGTTGCTCCGATGGTTCTCGTCCTTTCACGGCTCCCTGTTTCCTCACCTCACA ATGAGCAGTGAGGACATGCTTGCCGAATTTTCGCAAGTGTTGAACTG GTCTGACTGTGTGGTGCGAGCCTTTGCCTGGCATCCTCATACAGATAAATTTGCAGTAGCACTACTGGACGACTCCATTAAGATCTACAACCCCAAAAG CGCCACAACTCCCACACTGAAGCACCGTCTACAGAAGAGTGTAGCAGCAGTGCAGTGGAAGCCGCTGTGCGCGTCTGCCCTCGCCGTTGCCTGTCAAAACTGTTTACTGGTCTGGCACGTGGATCCTTGCTCACTGTCAACCAG GCCGTCGTCTGGTTGTGCTCAAGTTTTGTCTCATCCCGGTCACTCTCCCGTCACTTCCATCGCCTGGTCTCCGAGCGGATCCCTCCTCGCGTCGGCCTCGCCTACGGACACTGCAATGATG ATTTGGGATGTAGCCTCAGAAAGTTGCGTGCCACTTCAGCGtgttggaggaggaggtgtcACCTTCTTGTCCTGGTCCCCTGATGGCAGCCATGTCCTGTCTTCGACACCGTCTGCCCTGTTCAG GGTTTGGGAGACCAGGATGTGGACCTGTGAGCGCTGGCCGTGTTTAAAAGGGCGCTGTCAG TCCGGCTGTTGGAGTCCAGATGGGAGTCGACTTCTGTTCAGCGTACAGGGAGAGACGGTCATCTACGCTCTGACCTTCACTGATTATCCAG GCGTACCAACATGTACATcaaaagggccacaggctgcagcagtggtgGCCGACCTATCAGAGACAACCTTCAACACACCAGATGGAGACATCAT TGTCGGAGGAGAGATCCAGTCTATAGCCTGGGACCCGACAGGAGAGAGGCTCGCAGTGCTTCTCAAAG GTGATCCTCAAGCAGCAGGTCGGCCTGCGATCATAGCCGTGTTCAAGACCAGAACCAAACCCATATTTGAGCTTTTGCCTTG tgGTTTTGTTCAGGGTGAGCTTGGTGCCGAGCCGAGACTGATGCAGTTCCACCCAAACTTTCATCACGGAGCTCTGCTCACTGTG TGTTGGTCCAGTGGAAGAATTACCCACGTGCCTTTCTACTTCCTGAGTGCTGGCGTCCCCCATGTTGGTCTCGGCAACAGTCCATCACCACTACGCCGTGAAGAACGGCCTGCAGACTTTGCCAATCGGTCGCTCTTCACAGAACTCATTCATGACTGA